A segment of the bacterium genome:
CCGCGGCTTTTTGATTTAACGAACGGCCGGTACGTCGGACGGGGATTCGGATACGTAGGCCGACGGAGGTTCGTTATGGACGTCAAAGAAGCGATAAAAACGCGGCGGGCGTACCGCTCGCTGGCGCCGGTCGAAATCACGGAAGAGCTCATTCGGGATTTGGCGGAGTGCGCCGCCCTTTCGGCCTCGTGCTTCAACAACCAACCGTGGCGCTTCATCTTCGTATACGACGCCGCCGTGCTGGAGCGTATGCGTGAGGTAATGTCCCGGGGCAACGAGTGGACCTTCGACGCCTCCATGATAATCGTCGTCCTGAGCAAGCGGGAATACGATTGCGTGATACGGGAGCGGGAGTACTACCTCTTCGACGTCGGCATGGCGACGGCGTTCATGATATTACGCGCCACGGAGCTGGGCCTGGTCGCCCACCCCATCGCCGGCTACAGCCCCCGCAAGACGAGGGAGGTCCTGGGCATACCGGAGGAAATGGACGTCGTGACGCTGGTGAACGTGGGCCGGCACGCCGATACCATTAGCCCGGTGCTGTCGGAGGACCAGGCCGCGGCCGAGACGGAACGGCCCGAGCGGCTGCCGTTCGAAGACATCGCGTTCCTTAACCGTTATCCCGCCGACGAATCGTAAACGCCGTATGTGCGCGGCGAACGCCGGGCTCGAGATGCTGGCCTCGCTCGGCGTCGAAGGTGACCCGGCGCCTTAGCGTTTAAATTTACCCTGGA
Coding sequences within it:
- a CDS encoding nitroreductase family protein, whose protein sequence is MDVKEAIKTRRAYRSLAPVEITEELIRDLAECAALSASCFNNQPWRFIFVYDAAVLERMREVMSRGNEWTFDASMIIVVLSKREYDCVIREREYYLFDVGMATAFMILRATELGLVAHPIAGYSPRKTREVLGIPEEMDVVTLVNVGRHADTISPVLSEDQAAAETERPERLPFEDIAFLNRYPADES